Within the Camelus dromedarius isolate mCamDro1 chromosome 9, mCamDro1.pat, whole genome shotgun sequence genome, the region GTCGTCCTGATGCCCAAGCTCCTTCCTTCCAGGCCGAGAACTCAGGAGTGAGGCTGAATGAAGCTTTGGAGACCACGTAGTACATGCACAGGCACTCTGACCGGGAAGGGCCTGGCTCCAGGCTGGCAGAGGAGCtggcctttccctccctcccgcctCTTCCCCATCTCTGTTCACTCACCGGGCCTACGATGTCAGAGACGTGGGAGACGGTGGTGCCCGAGGCAGCCCCGAGGTAGAGCACCTTGGCCCCAGGCTTGATGTGGATCTGGTCCACGCCGCCCAGGATTGCTGCCGCCAGCTTGGAACGGAAGGGGTTCCAGGCACGGTACTCAATTTTGTCATCTCCCTCCTGGGCCGGGAGAGATGGGGATGGAAGTCAATGCAAGGCTTCTCTGCAAGACCCCGCTGCTCTGAACTCTAGGGCCCTTTACAAGGGATTGGGTGCCTGAGCATCGTGCAAGAAATGAACACGGGTGCATATGAGTGACCACGGCAGGCGCAGGGCCTGTCCACTCATGGAGGTTCCTAACTCAGGGAGAAGGGGCAGCGACAGACAATAAACAGAGACAACGGTGCCCCAGGTAATGGCAAGACTTAcgcattcatttaacaaacactgACTGTGCCAGCAAATACTGTGCACCAGTCCCCAGGCATAGGCACCAGGGAAACCAGCAAGTGAGACTCATGCCCTCAAGGAGGCTAAGCTGAACTGACCGTCGAACACATATGGCACAGTGGCCAGGAACAGGTGCTAAGGAGGAAGACCTGAAGTAtggggagcagggccagggcaggtGAAAACGAGAAGGGGTGGCCAGGGAAGCACCAAGGAGACCTCTGAAGCAGACCTGACAGTGAGGGCCATTCAAGTTAGCGTTCCAGGCACAGGAAAGCCAgcaaggccctgaggcaggagtgtgtcTGGCCACACAGAAAATGTCATGGCATAAGAGGGCAGGGGATAGACAGGGTGGTGCAGGGTGGCCTTGTAACAAGACAAGGTGACACTTGACCAGAGATGCTGATGATGACAAGGAACCAGCCACACCCAGAGCTGGGAGGAGTGCGTTCCAGGCGGAGGGAACAGCAAGGCTGTCGGTGTGTCTGGAAGACAGCTGGTtagggggcagtgggaggagacagtggggagggagggcaagaATGTGTAGGGCCTTCCAGGCCACCCTGAGGACTTGGGACTTTAACCTGAAGCCCGTGGGACATCACGGAAGGTGTCTGAGGAGGGGAGCATACAATCTGACCTATGGATTAAGATGAGCCCTGGCTGTCACATGCAGGATGCACGCTGGGAGCAGAAGACCAGACAGCCGGTTATACCATCAGCTGGGGCCCTGGTGGCTAGGCCAGGGGCCCGGGCCTCACCGAAATGGAGACTCTCTTCTCTCCATAAACTGATTCTCCAGGGACCAGATTCTTGGTAACCAGTGCATCTTCCTTTCCTCGACAAATGAAGACACCTGCGTGAGAGGATCAGGGAAAGGGTGAAGACTCCGggccacctcccaccccaacctcaGCGGGTGCCCGCCTCCCTCACTCACCCTCGTGGCGATGAGGCTCCACCATCACATTCTTCCCGGACtggtttcccttttttcctccccGACCACGACCCCGGTTGCCACCAGACTGGAACCCGCCGCCTGCAAGGCAGAGATGCAATGAGAGACGGCGACCCCACagctcctccctccccgcctGGCAAGTCCAGGAAAAGCTTCCTCTTCtgtcacctcttcctcctcctcctcctcgtccacGGCCCCTGAAGCCTCCGCCTCGACCTCGGCCCCCGCCAAAGCCTCCTCGGCCTCCGCCAAAGCCTCCACGGCCTCCACCGCGACCGCCACGGTCACCAAAGCCACCTCTGCCACCGAAGCCGCCCCCACGGGGGCTGAAACCTGCagtgaaaacagaaacaggaatCAGGGCCACGAAGCTTGAGAAGTTATCCCCACACCGAGGAATCGCACTCAGGAAAGAAAGTGGAGAAACGTGCACATCTGGGCACCGGGAGAGCTGCTCACAACCGTCCTGAGCAGCAGGAAGTTCAGAactaacctaaatgtccatcggcagcATGACGGACAA harbors:
- the FBL gene encoding rRNA 2'-O-methyltransferase fibrillarin isoform X2, with protein sequence MKPGFSPRGGGFGGRGGFGDRGGRGGGRGGFGGGRGGFGGGRGRGGGFRGRGRGGGGGRGGGFQSGGNRGRGRGGKKGNQSGKNVMVEPHRHEGVFICRGKEDALVTKNLVPGESVYGEKRVSISEGDDKIEYRAWNPFRSKLAAAILGGVDQIHIKPGAKVLYLGAASGTTVSHVSDIVGPDGLVYAVEFSHRSGRDLINLAKKRTNIIPVIEDARHPHKYRMLIAMVDVIFADVAQPDQTRIVALNAHTFLRNGGHFVISIKANCIDSTASAEAVFASEVKKMQQENMKPQEQLTLEPYERDHAVVVGVYRPPPRVKN
- the FBL gene encoding rRNA 2'-O-methyltransferase fibrillarin isoform X1, translated to MKPGFSPRGGGFGGRGGFGDRGGRGGGRGGFGGGRGGFGGGRGRGGGFRGRGRGGGGGRGDRRGSFSWTCQAGREELWGRRLSLHLCLAGGGFQSGGNRGRGRGGKKGNQSGKNVMVEPHRHEGVFICRGKEDALVTKNLVPGESVYGEKRVSISEGDDKIEYRAWNPFRSKLAAAILGGVDQIHIKPGAKVLYLGAASGTTVSHVSDIVGPDGLVYAVEFSHRSGRDLINLAKKRTNIIPVIEDARHPHKYRMLIAMVDVIFADVAQPDQTRIVALNAHTFLRNGGHFVISIKANCIDSTASAEAVFASEVKKMQQENMKPQEQLTLEPYERDHAVVVGVYRPPPRVKN